A region of Vitis vinifera cultivar Pinot Noir 40024 chromosome 15, ASM3070453v1 DNA encodes the following proteins:
- the LOC100248312 gene encoding pentatricopeptide repeat-containing protein At5g16860 yields the protein MQTGLIGSLKSAATTATATMLISLPRLKPKPPLLFLTTFFFSTASSTTDLTSTLFHQCKSLASAELIHQQLLVQGLPHDPTHIISMYLTFNSPAKALSVLRRLHPSSHTVFWWNQLIRRSVHLGFLEDVLQLYRRMQRLGWRPDHYTFPFVLKACGEIPSFRCGASVHAVVFASGFEWNVFVGNGLVSMYGRCGAWENARQVFDEMRERGVGDLVSWNSIVAAYMQGGDSIRAMKMFERMTEDLGIRPDAVSLVNVLPACASVGAWSRGKQVHGYALRSGLFEDVFVGNAVVDMYAKCGMMEEANKVFERMKVKDVVSWNAMVTGYSQIGRFDDALGLFEKIREEKIELNVVTWSAVIAGYAQRGLGFEALDVFRQMRLCGSEPNVVTLVSLLSGCALAGTLLHGKETHCHAIKWILNLDENDPGDDLMVINALIDMYSKCKSPKAARAMFDLIPPKDRSVVTWTVLIGGNAQHGEANEALELFSQMLQPDNFVMPNAFTISCALMACARLGALRFGRQIHAYVLRNRFESAMLFVANCLIDMYSKSGDVDAARVVFDNMHQRNGVSWTSLMTGYGMHGRGEEALQIFYEMQKVGLVPDGVTFVVVLYACSHSGMVDQGINYFNGMNKDFGVVPGAEHYACMVDLLSRAGRLDEAMELIRGMPMKPTPAVWVALLSACRVYANVELGEYAANQLLELESGNDGSYTLLSNIYANARCWKDVARIRYLMKNTGIKKRPGCSWVQGRKGTATFFAGDWSHPMSQQIYDLLRDLMQRIKALGYVPDNRFALHDVDDEEKGDLLSEHSEKLALAYGILTTAPGAPIRITKNLRACGDCHSAFTYISIIIEHEIIVRDSSRFHHFKNGSCSCRGYW from the coding sequence ATGCAAACCGGTTTAATTGGTAGTTTAAAGTCTGCCGCCACCACGGCCACGGCTACGATGCTAATATCGTTGCCACGCCTAAAGCCAAAGCCTCCACTTCTCTTCCTCACCACCTTCTTCTTCTCCACTGCGTCATCAACCACTGATCTCACCTCCACCCTCTTCCACCAATGCAAATCCCTAGCGTCCGCCGAGCTCATCCACCAACAACTCCTCGTCCAAGGCCTACCCCATGACCCCACCCACATCATCTCCATGTACCTCACCTTCAACTCCCCCGCCAAAGCCTTGTCAGTCCTCCGGCGCCTCCACCCATCTTCACATACTGTTTTCTGGTGGAATCAGCTGATTAGACGAAGTGTGCATCTGGGTTTTCTCGAAGATGTCCTCCAACTTTACCGGCGGATGCAGAGGCTGGGGTGGAGGCCGGATCATTATACCTTCCCTTTTGTCCTCAAGGCTTGTGGGGAGATTCCGTCGTTTCGATGTGGGGCTTCGGTGCATGCGGTGGTGTTTGCTAGTGGGTTTGAGTGGAATGTGTTTGTGGGTAATGGGTTGGTATCGATGTACGGGCGGTGTGGGGCTTGGGAGAATGCGAGACAGGTGTTTGATGAAATGCGGGAGAGGGGAGTTGGAGATTTGGTTTCGTGGAATTCGATTGTGGCAGCTTATATGCAGGGTGGTGATTCAATTAGGGCGATGAAGATGTTTGAGAGAATGACCGAGGATCTTGGAATCCGCCCGGATGCTGTTAGCCTTGTTAATGTACTCCCTGCTTGTGCTTCAGTGGGTGCGTGGTCGCGGGGCAAGCAGGTTCATGGTTATGCTCTTCGGAGTGGATTGTTTGAGGATGTGTTCGTGGGTAATGCTGTGGTTGATATGTATGCAAAGTGTGGCATGATGGAGGAGGCAAACAAGGTTTTTGAGCGAATGAAGGTTAAGGATGTGGTTTCTTGGAATGCTATGGTTACTGGGTATTCTCAGATTGGTAGATTTGATGATGCCCTGGGTTTGTTTGAGAAGATTCGGGAGGAGAAGATTGAGCTCAATGTAGTGACTTGGAGTGCTGTGATTGCCGGGTATGCTCAGAGGGGTCTTGGTTTCGAAGCCCTGGACGTGTTTCGGCAAATGCGACTTTGTGGATCAGAGCCTAATGTTGTTACCCTTGTGTCCCTTCTATCAGGTTGTGCTTTGGCAGGAACACTACTTCATGGGAAGGAAACTCATTGTCATGCCATCAAATGGATTCTGAACCTAGATGAGAATGATCCAGGGGATGATCTGATGGTGATTAATGCTCTTATTGATATGTATTCCAAGTGCAAAAGCCCTAAAGCTGCACGAGCAATGTTTGATTTGATACCACCAAAAGATAGGAGTGTGGTGACTTGGACAGTCTTGATTGGTGGAAATGCCCAGCATGGGGAAGCTAACGAAGCCTTAGAACTTTTCTCCCAGATGCTCCAACCTGATAACTTTGTAATGCCAAATGCTTTTACTATATCTTGTGCTCTGATGGCGTGTGCTCGTTTGGGTGCACTAAGATTTGGTAGACAAATTCATGCTTATGTATTACGTAACCGTTTTGAGTCTGCGATGTTATTTGTGGCTAATTGCCTTATAGACATGTATTCCAAATCTGGAGATGTTGATGCAGCTCGGGTTGTTTTTGACAACATGCACCAGAGGAATGGTGTTTCCTGGACATCCCTAATGACAGGCTATGGCATGCATGGGCGTGGAGAAGAAGCTCTGCAGATTTTTTATGAGATGCAGAAAGTGGGTCTGGTGCCTGATGGTGTGACCTTTGTAGTTGTGCTCTATGCTTGCAGCCATTCTGGGATGGTTGATCAGGGGATCAATTACTTTAATGGCATGAACAAGGACTTTGGAGTGGTTCCTGGAGCAGAACACTATGCCTGCATGGTTGATCTCTTGAGTCGTGCTGGTCGTTTGGATGAAGCTATGGAACTCATAAGAGGCATGCCTATGAAACCAACCCCAGCAGTGTGGGTAGCATTGCTTAGTGCTTGCAGGGTCTATGCAAATGTTGAACTTGGGGAATATGCCGCAAACCAGTTATTAGAGTTGGAGTCGGGGAATGATGGGTCCTATACCCTACTCTCAAACATTTATGCCAATGCCAGGTGTTGGAAAGATGTGGCTAGGAtcagatatttgatgaaaaatacaGGGATCAAGAAGAGACCAGGTTGCAGTTGGGTCCAAGGGAGGAAGGGCACTGCAACATTTTTTGCAGGAGACTGGTCTCATCCAATGTCTCAACAAATCTATGATCTCCTTAGAGATCTTATGCAACGCATCAAAGCCCTCGGCTATGTTCCCGACAATAGGTTTGCTCTCCATGATGTGGATGATGAGGAGAAAGGTGATCTTCTTTCTGAACACAGTGAGAAGTTGGCTCTTGCTTATGGTATTCTAACAACAGCTCCAGGGGCTCCTATTCGCATCACCAAGAACCTTCGTGCATGTGGTGATTGCCATAGTGCCTTTACATATATCTCTATAATCATTGAACATGAAATCATAGTCAGAGACTCGAGCCGCTTCCATCATTTCAAGAATGGATCTTGCTCCTGCAGAGGCTACTGGTGA
- the LOC100253432 gene encoding multiple C2 domain and transmembrane region protein 5, which produces MSNLKLGVEVVSAHNLMPKDGQGSASAFVELHFDNQKFRTTTKEKDLNPVWNESFYFNISDPNNLSNLNLEAWVYNLVKTTNSKSFLGKVRLTGTSFVPYSDAAVLHYPLEKRGILSRVKGELGLKVFLTDDPSIRSSNPLPAMESSVLTDSHRTQAQGPVQQVQNIVQNMVQGAFSNDKAEARHTFHHLPNTNVPQQQHPAAMSQEPGRFGADQMRAEPQGSRIVRMFSGSASQPLDYQLKETSPILGGGQIVGGRVIRADKPASTYDLVEQMHYLFVRVVKARDLPTKDVTGSLDPFVEVRVGNYKGITKHFEKNKNPEWNEVFAFAGDRMQSSVLEVVVKDKDMLKDDIVGFVRFDLSDVPTRVPPDSPLAPEWYRIANSKGEKNNGELMLAVWYGTQADEAFPDAWHSDAASHHDSSAAGSSYIRSKVYHSPRLWYVRVTIVEAQDLVTTEKTRFPDVYVKAQIGNQILKTKPTQARTLNPLWNEDLIFVVAEPFEDHLMLSVEDRVGPNKDETIGRTIIPLSAIEKRAEVRHDDRIDRSRWYHLEKAYVMDVDQSKKDKKDKFASRLRLCLFLEGGYHVHDESTHYSSDLRPSLKQLWLRTPSIGVLELGILNADGLHPMKTRDQKGTSDTYCVAKYGQKWVRTRTIMNSLSPKYNEQYTWEVYDPATVITIGVFDNCHVGGSNGNRDLKIGKVRIRISTLETGRVYTHTYPLLVLHPNGVKKMGELHLAIRFSCTSLMNTMLIYSRPLLPKMHYIKPFTVMQQDMLRHQAVNIVAARLSRSEPPLRKEVIEYMSDMDSHLWSMRRSKANFFRLMSVFSGLIAVGKWFGEVCTWKNPITTGLVHVLFVMLVCFPELILPTVFLYMFMIGLWNYRGRPRYPPHMNTKISYADNVHPDELDEEFDSFPTSRGSELVRMRYDRLRSVAGRIQTVVGDVATQGERFQALLSWRDPRATTIFLVFCLLVALVLYITPFQVLALVAGFYHMRHPRFRGRLPSAPINFFRRLPAKTDSML; this is translated from the coding sequence ATGTCAAATTTGAAGCTAGGAGTGGAGGTTGTGAGTGCTCACAACCTCATGCCTAAAGATGGGCAGGGCTCAGCCAGTGCCTTTGTGGAGCTCCACTTCGATAACCAGAAATTTCGTACCACTACCAAAGAGAAGGATCTCAATCCAGTTTGGAATGAAAGCTTCTACTTCAACATTTCTGATCCAAACAACCTATCTAATCTCAATCTTGAAGCCTGGGTCTATAACCTTGTAAAGACCACCAATTCTAAATCCTTCCTTGGGAAGGTTCGGCTCACTGGGACATCATTCGTCCCCTATTCTGATGCTGCTGTTTTGCACTACCCTTTGGAGAAACGAGGCATTTTGTCGCGTGTAAAAGGAGAACTTGGTCTTAAAGTCTTTCTTACTGATGACCCTTCCATAAGATCCTCAAATCCACTTCCAGCAATGGAATCCTCTGTGCTTACAGATTCGCACAGAACCCAAGCTCAAGGGCCTGTCCAACAAGTTCAGAACATTGTCCAGAACATGGTCCAGGGCGCATTCTCTAATGACAAAGCCGAGGCAAGGCACACATTTCATCACCTTCCAAACACAAATGTCCCACAACAACAACACCCTGCAGCCATGTCACAAGAGCCAGGAAGATTTGGGGCTGATCAGATGAGAGCCGAACCGCAGGGTTCAAGAATTGTTCGCATGTTCTCAGGTTCGGCTTCTCAACCATTGGATTATCAACTTAAAGAGACAAGCCCTATCCTTGGAGGGGGACAGATTGTTGGGGGGCGAGTTATACGTGCAGACAAGCCAGCCAGCACCTATGATCTTGTTGAGCAAATGCATTACCTTTTTGTACGAGTTGTGAAAGCCCGTGATCTTCCTACCAAGGATGTTACCGGGAGCCTTGACCCATTTGTTGAAGTAAGAGTTGGGAACTACAAGGGAATTACAAAACActttgagaaaaacaaaaaccctgAATGGAATGAAGTGTTTGCTTTTGCTGGGGACAGGATGCAGTCATCTGTTCTGGAAGTTGTGGTCAAGGATAAGGATATGTTAAAAGATGATATTGTTGGGTTTGTTCGATTTGATCTCAGTGATGTTCCCACTCGGGTCCCGCCAGATAGTCCATTGGCCCCAGAATGGTATAGGATTGCAAACAGTAAGGGAGAGAAAAATAATGGAGAACTGATGCTTGCAGTATGGTATGGCACACAAGCTGATGAGGCTTTTCCTGATGCATGGCATTCAGATGCAGCTTCCCATCATGATAGCTCTGCAGCTGGCTCCTCATATATACGATCTAAAGTTTACCATTCACCAAGACTTTGGTATGTCCGAGTTACTATAGTTGAGGCGCAAGACTTGGTTACCACTGAAAAGACTCGTTTCCCAGATGTATACGTGAAGGCTCAAATTGGTAATCAGATTTTAAAGACAAAGCCAACTCAAGCTCGAACTCTGAACCCACTCTGGAATGAAGATTTGATATTTGTTGTTGCTGAACCCTTTGAAGATCACCTGATGCTTTCAGTGGAAGATCGTGTGGGTCCAAACAAAGACGAGACAATTGGGAGGACCATTATACCATTGAGCGCCATTGAAAAACGTGCTGAGGTTCGACATGATGATCGAATCGATCGTTCTCGATGGTATCACCTTGAAAAGGCATACGTCATGGATGTGGATCAGAGTAAGAAAGATAAGAAAGATAAGTTTGCTAGTAGACTCCGGCTCTGTCTTTTCCTTGAGGGAGGTTACCATGTGCATGACGAGTCAACACACTACAGCAGTGATCTCCGACCCTCACTAAAGCAGCTCTGGCTCCGGACCCCCTCAATTGGTGTCTTGGAGCTGGGTATTCTAAATGCTGATGGGCTCCATCCGATGAAAACAAGGGATCAAAAGGGTACATCAGACACATACTGTGTAGCAAAGTATGGTCAGAAATGGGTTCGGACTCGAACCATAATGAACAGCTTGAGCCCAAAATACAACGAGCAGTACACTTGGGAGGTTTATGATCCAGCCACAGTTATCACAATTGGGGTTTTTGATAACTGCCATGTTGGGGGTTCAAACGGTAACAGAGACCTGAAAATTGGGAAGGTTCGCATTCGAATTTCTACTCTTGAAACCGGTCGTGTTTATACTCACACTTACCCGCTTCTGGTCCTTCACCCCAATGGTGTCAAAAAGATGGGTGAGCTGCATCTGGCAATACGGTTTTCATGCACATCCTTGATGAACACAATGCTGATATACTCACGCCCCCTTTTGCCAAAAATGCACTATATAAAGCCGTTCACTGTAATGCAGCAGGACATGCTGCGCCACCAGGCTGTCAACATAGTGGCAGCCAGGCTTAGCCGGTCAGAACCCCCTCTTCGGAAGGAAGTAATCGAATACATGTCTGATATGGACTCCCATCTCTGGAGCATGAGACGCAGCAAGGCCAATTTTTTCCGGCTAATGTCAGTTTTCTCAGGATTAATTGCAGTTGGAAAATGGTTCGGGGAAGTCTGCACATGGAAAAACCCCATCACAACAGGGCTGGTACATGTTCTGTTTGTGATGTTGGTATGCTTTCCAGAGCTGATCTTGCCAACAGTGTTTCTCTACATGTTTATGATAGGGCTTTGGAACTACCGGGGCCGCCCCAGATACCCTCCTCACATGAACACAAAAATATCTTATGCTGACAATGTCCACCCTGATGAGCTTGATGAGGAGTTTGATTCATTTCCAACCTCCCGGGGCTCAGAGTTGGTCCGAATGAGGTATGACCGGCTGAGGAGTGTGGCTGGAAGGATTCAGACTGTAGTGGGCGATGTTGCAACCCAAGGAGAACGGTTCCAGGCTCTGCTAAGCTGGCGAGATCCCCGGGCCACAACCATATTTCTGGTGTTCTGTCTTCTTGTTGCCCTTGTTCTGTACATCACCCCCTTCCAGGTGCTGGCTTTGGTGGCTGGGTTTTATCACATGAGGCATCCCAGATTCCGGGGCAGGTTGCCTTCAGCACCGATCAATTTCTTCCGTCGTCTGCCAGCCAAGACAGACAGCATGTTGTAG
- the LOC100253410 gene encoding uncharacterized protein LOC100253410, translating to MMTFGLKASLLLLAILLFTDCLHVQGQNCKPSGKIRGKKPPPGECNDGNDSECCKEGKFYTTYKCSPQVSSHTKGFLTLNGFDKDQDGGAPSECDNHYHSNDIPIVALSTGWYNKGSRCLNNITITANGRSVVAMVVDECDSTMGCDTDHDYQPPCDNNIVDASRAVWKALGVPDDKWGGMDITWSDVCHPSGKIRGKKPPPGECNQGNDSDCCKEGKLYTTYKCSPTLSSHTKAYLTLNGFEKDEDGGAPSECDNQYHSDDTPVVALSTGWYNKGSRCLNNITITANGRSVVAMVVDECDSTMGCDSDHDYQPPCANNIVDASRAVWKALGVPRDQWGGLDITWTNA from the exons atgatgACTTTTGGCCTAAAAGCATCCTTGCTCCTACTAGCTATTCTCTTATTCACAGATTGTTTGCATGTTCAAGGCCAGAACTGTAAGCCAAGCGGCAAGATTAGGGGGAAGAAACCTCCTCCTGGAGAATGCAACGACGGCAATGACTCTGAATGCTGTAAAGAAGGCAAGTTTTACACAACATACAAGTGCTCTCCACAAGTATCTAGCCATACCAAGGGATTCCTCACTCTCAATGGCTTTGATAAGGACCAAGATGGAGGTGCCCCATCTGAATGTGACAACCACTACCACTCTAATGACATTCCTATTGTGGCACTGTCAACTGGTTGGTACAACAAAGGGAGCAGGTGCTTAAACAACATCACCATAACTGCTAATGGGAGGAGCGTGGTGGCCATGGTGGTTGATGAGTGTGACTCTACTATGGGGTGTGATACAGACCATGATTATCAGCCCCCATGTGATAACAACATTGTTGATGCCTCGAGAGCTGTGTGGAAAGCCTTGGGTGTGCCTGATGACAAATGGGGAGGGATGGATATAACTTGGTCTGAC GTTTGTCACCCAAGTGGCAAGATTAGGGGTAAGAAACCCCCTCCTGGAGAATGCAACCAAGGCAATGACTCTGATTGCTGTAAAGAAGGAAAGCTTTACACAACATACAAGTGTTCTCCAACGTTATCTAGTCATACCAAGGCATATCTTACTCTTAATGGCTTTGAGAAAGATGAAGATGGTGGTGCTCCGTCTGAATGTGACAATCAGTACCACTCTGATGACACACCGGTTGTGGCACTGTCAACTGGATGGTATAACAAAGGGAGCAGGTGCTTAAACAACATCACTATTACTGCTAATGGGAGGAGTGTGGTGGCTATGGTAGTCGATGAGTGTGACTCAACCATGGGATGTGATAGCGACCATGATTATCAGCCTCCATGTGCCAACAACATTGTTGATGCCTCAAGAGCTGTGTGGAAAGCCTTGGGGGTGCCTCGTGACCAATGGGGAGGGCTTGATATCACTTGGACCAACGCTTAA
- the LOC100248286 gene encoding putative ripening-related protein 2 — LSSFLAKPVVRSDCCKEGKLYTTYKCSPPVSSHIKALLTLNGFENNEDGAAPSECDSQFHFDDTPVVALSTGWYNKGSRCLNNITITANGRSVVAMVVDECDSTMGCDGDHDYQPPCVNNIVNASRAVWKALDVPHDQWGGLDITWTEA, encoded by the coding sequence TTGTCGTCTTTCCTAGCAAAACCAGTAGTACGTTCTGATTGCTGTAAAGAAGGCAAGCTTTACACAACATACAAGTGCTCTCCACCAGTCTCTAGCCATATCAAGGCATTGCTCACTCTTAATGGCTTTGAGAACAATGAAGATGGCGCTGCTCCATCTGAATGTGACAGCCAGTTCCACTTTGATGACACGCCGGTTGTGGCACTGTCAACTGGGTGGTACAACAAGGGGAGCAGGTGCCTAAACAACATCACTATAACTGCTAATGGGAGAAGTGTGGTTGCCATGGTAGTTGATGAGTGTGACTCAACCATGGGATGTGATGGTGACCATGATTATCAGCCTCCCTGTGTTAACAACATTGTTAATGCCTCAAGAGCTGTGTGGAAAGCCTTGGATGTGCCTCATGACCAATGGGGAGGGCTAGATATCACTTGGACCGAGGCTTAA